The DNA region GCCGGAATTCACCTCGGGCGGAACGGAGATCGACGACATCGACGAAGTAGGGAACGGTGCTTTCCTCCAGCGCCTCGGCGATCTCGCCGATCAATCCGGGGGGCAGTGGTTCCATTGGATCTATCGCGACGTCGATGTCGCTCCAATGCCCGACATCGCCACGCGCGCAGGAGCCGAACAGATAGACGCGCGCGGGGTGTTCCGCCAAATGATCGAACACGATGCGTTTGACGGTGTCGAGCGCGCGCAGGCGTACCGGGTTCATCATCCGGCCAGTTTACCACGACTCAGGCCGGGAATCGCGCATAGGAAAAAACCGGCCTCCACAGGGAAGGCCGGCCGCAAGTCGATCAGGAGTCAATCAGAACATCCAGTCAGAACCGTAAAACCGAGCGGGCGCTCACTCGCTCTTGGTCGTCGTGCTGCGTTCGATGGTGGTGGCGCCGGTCGGCGCCGGGGTCGCCGTGGTCGAGCCGTAGCTCGGCGTGGTGGTCGTGGTGGTCGTCGTGCTGGTGGTGGTGCCGTCGGAGCCGCAGGCGGCCAGCAGCAGTGCGGCGCCCAGGGCGGCGCCGGCACCGGTCACGATCGTCTTCATGCGCCTCATCTCCCATGCAGTGCGAACTCTGCCGGGGAGAACGCGGCGCAGCTTGCGTTTGTTCACGCCCTCTTTCGGGTTGCCGATTTCCGCACCGCCGGCTTCGCCTTCAGGTAGGGGGCGAGGTACCGGCCGGTGTAGCTGCGCTCCACCTTCGCGACATCCTCCGGCGTGCCTTCGGCGACGATCTCGCCGCCGCCGGTGCCGCCCTCAGGCCCCAGGTCGATGATCCAGTCGGCGGTCTTGATGACCTCCAGATTGTGTTCGATCACCAGCACCGTATTGCCCTGGTCGACCAGCGCATGCAGCACCTCCATCAGCTTTTCGACATCGGCGAAATGCAGGCCGGTGGTCGGCTCGTCCAGGATGTACAGCGTGCGTCCGGTGGCGCGGCGGCTGAGTTCCTTGGACAGCTTGACGCGCTGCGCCTCGCCGCCCGACAGGGTGGTCGCCGCCTGTCCGATGTGGATGTAGCCGAGGCCCACCCGTTCCAGAGTGTCCATCTTGTCGCGGATGCCGGGGACCGCCTTGAAGAACTCCTTGCCTTCCTCGACCGTCATGTCCAGCACGTCGGCGATGGTCTTGTCGCGGTAGGTGACTTCCAGCGTCTCGCGGTTGTAGCGCTTGCCGTGGCAGACGTCGCAGGTGACGTAGACGTCGGGCAGGAAGTGCATCTCGATCTTGATGACGCCGTCGCCCTGGCAGGCCTCGCAGCGCCCGCCCTTGACGTTGAACGAGAAACGGCCGGGTCCGTAGCCGCGCGCCTTCGATTCCGGCAGGCCGGCGAACCAGTCGCGGATCGGCGTGAAGGCGCCGGTGTAGGTGGCGGGGTTGGAGCGCGGGGTGCGGCCGATCGGCGACTGGTCGATGTCGATGACCTTGTCCAGATGCTCCAGACCCAGCACCGCGTCATGGTCCGCCGGATGCTCGCGCGCACCCATCAGCTTGCGCGCCACCGCCTTGTACAGCGTCTCGATGATCAGCGTCGACTTGCCGCCGCCCGACACGCCGGTCACGCAGGTGAAGGTGCCGAGCGGGATCCTGGTCGAGACATTCTGCAGGTTGTTGGCGCGGGCGCCCCGCACCTCCAGGAACTGGCCGGGATGGCCGGGCCGGCGGGTGTCGGGGACCGGGACGAAGCGGGTGCCGTTCAGGTATTGGGCGGTGATGCTGTCGGGGTTCTTCTGAACCTCCTCCGGCCTGCCCTGGGCGATGACGGTGCCGCCGTGCTGGCCGGCGCCGGGGCCCATGTCGACCAGATAGTCGGCGCTGCGGATGGCGTCCTCGTCATGCTCGACGACGATGACGGTGTTGCCGATGTCGCGCAGACGCTTCAGCGTTTCCAGCAGCCGGTCGTTGTCGCGCTGGTGCAGGCCGATGGACGGCTCGTCCAGCACATAGAGCACGCCGGTCAGGCCGGAGCCGATCTGCGACGCCAACCGGATCCGCTGGCTCTCGCCGCCGGACAGGCTGCCGGACCCACGGCTGAGCGTCAGGTAATCGAGGCCGACGGCGTTGAGGAAGCCGAGCCGCTCGTTGATCTCCTTCAGGATGCGGTAGGCGATCTCGCGGTCCTTCGGGCGCAGATGCTCGTTCAGCTCGCTGAACCAGGCACCGGCGCCGGCGATGGACAGTTCCGCCGCCTCGGAGATGTTGCGGCCGCGGATCTTGACCGCCAGCGCTTCCGGCTTCAGCCGCGCGCCCTTGCAGACCTCGCAGGGCTGGGACGACTGGTACTTGGACAGCTCGTCGCGGGTCCAGGCGCTGTCGGTCTCGCGGTACCGCCGTTCCAGGTTGTTGACGATGCCCTCGAACGCCTTGTTGGTCTGGTAGCGCCGCAGGCCGTCGTCATAGGTCATGGTGATGGCCGCCCCGTCCGAGCCGAACAGGATGGTCTGGCGCACCTTATCCGGCAGTTCCTGCCAGGGCGTGGTCATCGCGACGCCGAAATGCTCGCAGATGCTCTCCAGCGTCTGGTCGTAGTATTTGGAGCTCGAGCCCGCCCACGGCGCGATGGCGCCCTTGGCCAGCGGCAGCCGCTCGTCAGGGACCACCAGCATCGGGTCGAAATAGATCTTGCTGCCCAAGCCGTCGCAGGCCGGGCAGGCGCCGAACGGGTTGTTGAAGGAGAACAGCCGCGGCTCGATCTCCGGGATGGTGAAGCCGCTGACCGGGCAGGCGAATTTCTGCGAGAAGACGGTCATCTCGTTGGTTTCGGCGTTCTCGACCCAGACGATGCCGTCGGCAAGCCCCAGCGCGGTTTCCAGCGAATCGGCCAGACGGTTGCCCAGCCCCTCGCGCACCACGATGCGGTCGACCACCACCTCGATGTCGTGCTTCAGCTTCTTGTTGAGCGCCGGCACCTCGTCGATCTCGTATGTGGTGCCGTCGACCCGCACGCGCTGGAAGCCGCGCTTGCGCAGGTCCTGGATTTCCTTCCTGTACTCGCCCTTCCGGCCGCGGACGAAGGGCGCCAGCAGCAGCAGGCGCGTGCCCTCCGGCATCGCCATGATGCGGTCCACCATCTGGCTGACCGTCTGGCTTTCGATCGGCAGGCCGGTGGCCGGCGAATAGGGGATGCCGACCCGCGCCCACAGGAGGCGCATGTAGTCGTAGATCTCCGTCACCGTACCGACGGTGGAGCGCGGATTCTTCGAGGTCGTCTTCTGTTCGATGGAGATGGCCGGCGACAGCCCCTCGATCGAATCGACGTCGGGCTTCTGCATCAGCTCCAGGAACTGGCGCGCGTAGGCCGACAGGCTCTCCACGTAGCGCCGCTGTCCCTCGGCATAGATGGTGTCGAAGGCGAGCGAGGATTTGCCCGATCCCGACAGGCCGGTGATGACGATCAGCTCGTCGCGCGGCAGATCCACATCGACGTTCTTCAGGTTGTGTTCCCGCGCGCCGCGGACGCTGATGTACTTGTTCATGGAGTGTTCTTTTACCCGAAGCCCATCCGGATGGAAAGTGGCAAGCAGCCGCACCGCATGACGAAAAACGGACCGCCCGGCCGGGTCTCTTGCGGGACCGCCGGACGCCGGCCGGCTGACGATATAAGCGCGGGGTGCGGCATTGCCACCGGCGCCCGGCGCGGGTCGGTCATGACCAGAAGGGCGGTACGGCGCGGAAGCGCTTCCACAGCTCGGGCAGGGTCTTGCGCCGCTTGTCTGACCGGCGCTCGATCCAGGCGGCGACGGCGGCGACCGTCTTCCTGTCCGCGCCCTTCAACTCGCCCAGCATGCGGGCTCCGGTGACGGCGTCCTGCTCGGCGTCCAGCGCCGCCTGCAGCGGCTCCAGCGCCGCGAAGAAGGGCAGTACGGCGGCTTCCGGATAGAGGCCGCGGAAGAAGTCGGCGGTGTAGCGCAGGCTGCGCAGCCGGCGGCGCAGCTTGTCGCGGCCCTTGGCATCCTCCGGCGGCTTGGGCGTCTTGCCGAGCTTCGCCATGCGCACGGACAGCCAGCCGCCGGCCAGCGTGGCGACCGGCGCCGACAGCATGGCGCGGCGGTTGCCCTCGGCCTGCGACACCCAGCGGCCATGCTCCAGCCACGCGCCAAGTCCCAGGAGCATGGTGGTGCAGCCGGGCGCCAGGATCGCCGCCATCGCTTCCCGCGCCGGACCGGCTCCGGCGGAGCGGGCGAGGGCGGCCAGCCGGTCGAGCGCCGCGCCGTCGATGCCCGGCAGTGCCGCGCGGTCGGCGAGCAGCGGATCGATGACGTCGGACATCAGCACGTCCCAGCCCCGCGCCGGCCCGAGCCGCTTCGCCAGCGCCCGGCTCTCCTCCACCAGACGGTCGGCTTCGGGGGAGGCGATCAGCGGCGCGAAGAGGCGGTGGGCGATGCGCAGCCGGCGCAGCGCGACGCGCATCCGGTGCAGCCCTTCCACATCGCTGCCGCCGAGCGCACAGGCCTCGTTGGCGAGGAACTGGCGCAGCGCGTGGCGCAGGATGTGGCGATAGGCCTCGGCGACCGTGGTCAGGGGCGACAGGCCCAGCGGCTCGGCTTCCACCGGTCCGGGCGCCCTGCCGGTGACCAGCCGGAGTCCGGCCTCCGCCTTGCTCTCGTTGCCGATGCGCATGGGGACGGCGGCCTGCAGCGTCAGCGCCAGTTCGAACAGGCTGGCGACCTTTCCGGCCTTCAGCTCCAGTTCCACCTCGCTGATCGGCAGAGAGTTGCCGCCGGCATAGACCCGCCCGTCGTCGACCGCCATCTCCACCGCCGTCAGCGGATCGGGACGGAGCAGCAGGGTGGTGCGGTTGAAGTCGGTGATGAACAGGCAGTCCAGATCGTCGAGAGCCGCCGCCGGCACCAGACCGGCGACGCCGGGGTCGGTCAGCACGCCGCGGTCCACCGCTTCGCCCGCAACGATCCAGTCCCACTCCCGCCGCACCGCGACCGCGGCGGAATCGCCGGGGCTGGCGCTGTTGACCGTTTTCAGCGTCTGGACGAAGCGGTCGCCCTCCTGCCGCACGCGCAGCGCCACCCCGTTGGCAGCCAGCTTCAGGTCCGGCGTGTCGAAATAGGCGGTGCGCAGGCGCTGCGTCGCCGCCGGCCCATCGGCCAGCGCCAGCAGCGCCGGCAGCGAGGCGACCCGCGCCAGATCCGCCGACGCCGCATGGAGCTTCAGCTCCACCTCGCGGACGGCGGGGGCGGATGGCTGCGCATCGGGGACGGCAGACGGCTTGGCGGAGGGCTTGGCGGGCGGAACGACGGGTGGCAAGGGGCGGGGTCCTCCCGAATCCGGCCGGAATGGCCTGACGGCCAGAGCGGTCTGGAATTGAACAGGTGGCTCCGTGGATACTCCAACCGCCGCCGCAGGTTAAGTGAGTTTACGCGGCTGCACAAAATCCGCCAGCCGGCCGGCGCCGAGCTCAAGGTCGGCCCAATGCAGGGTTTCGAAGACCAGGACGGCGCAGGCGCCGGACGGAAACTTGCTGCCCATGGCATGGCGCAGGTGGTGGTCGCCGCTGCCGGTCAGCGCGTTCGCCAACTCGTGCAGATCGGGGTTGTGGGCCACCAGCATCAGGCCGGTCGCGGAATCCGGCGCGTCGCGCAGCCGTTCCAGAAGGGTGCGGGCGCCGCACAGATACAGGCCGCGTTCATGCTCGACCGGCGGGTAGGGCGC from Azospirillum ramasamyi includes:
- a CDS encoding SixA phosphatase family protein — translated: MKTLFLLRHAKSTWDDPSLDDHDRPLSARGEKAASLVGSYLARHHARIDLVLCSTAVRAVETRKRVMAAMGAPYPPVEHERGLYLCGARTLLERLRDAPDSATGLMLVAHNPDLHELANALTGSGDHHLRHAMGSKFPSGACAVLVFETLHWADLELGAGRLADFVQPRKLT
- a CDS encoding CYTH and CHAD domain-containing protein → MPPVVPPAKPSAKPSAVPDAQPSAPAVREVELKLHAASADLARVASLPALLALADGPAATQRLRTAYFDTPDLKLAANGVALRVRQEGDRFVQTLKTVNSASPGDSAAVAVRREWDWIVAGEAVDRGVLTDPGVAGLVPAAALDDLDCLFITDFNRTTLLLRPDPLTAVEMAVDDGRVYAGGNSLPISEVELELKAGKVASLFELALTLQAAVPMRIGNESKAEAGLRLVTGRAPGPVEAEPLGLSPLTTVAEAYRHILRHALRQFLANEACALGGSDVEGLHRMRVALRRLRIAHRLFAPLIASPEADRLVEESRALAKRLGPARGWDVLMSDVIDPLLADRAALPGIDGAALDRLAALARSAGAGPAREAMAAILAPGCTTMLLGLGAWLEHGRWVSQAEGNRRAMLSAPVATLAGGWLSVRMAKLGKTPKPPEDAKGRDKLRRRLRSLRYTADFFRGLYPEAAVLPFFAALEPLQAALDAEQDAVTGARMLGELKGADRKTVAAVAAWIERRSDKRRKTLPELWKRFRAVPPFWS
- the uvrA gene encoding excinuclease ABC subunit UvrA, whose product is MNKYISVRGAREHNLKNVDVDLPRDELIVITGLSGSGKSSLAFDTIYAEGQRRYVESLSAYARQFLELMQKPDVDSIEGLSPAISIEQKTTSKNPRSTVGTVTEIYDYMRLLWARVGIPYSPATGLPIESQTVSQMVDRIMAMPEGTRLLLLAPFVRGRKGEYRKEIQDLRKRGFQRVRVDGTTYEIDEVPALNKKLKHDIEVVVDRIVVREGLGNRLADSLETALGLADGIVWVENAETNEMTVFSQKFACPVSGFTIPEIEPRLFSFNNPFGACPACDGLGSKIYFDPMLVVPDERLPLAKGAIAPWAGSSSKYYDQTLESICEHFGVAMTTPWQELPDKVRQTILFGSDGAAITMTYDDGLRRYQTNKAFEGIVNNLERRYRETDSAWTRDELSKYQSSQPCEVCKGARLKPEALAVKIRGRNISEAAELSIAGAGAWFSELNEHLRPKDREIAYRILKEINERLGFLNAVGLDYLTLSRGSGSLSGGESQRIRLASQIGSGLTGVLYVLDEPSIGLHQRDNDRLLETLKRLRDIGNTVIVVEHDEDAIRSADYLVDMGPGAGQHGGTVIAQGRPEEVQKNPDSITAQYLNGTRFVPVPDTRRPGHPGQFLEVRGARANNLQNVSTRIPLGTFTCVTGVSGGGKSTLIIETLYKAVARKLMGAREHPADHDAVLGLEHLDKVIDIDQSPIGRTPRSNPATYTGAFTPIRDWFAGLPESKARGYGPGRFSFNVKGGRCEACQGDGVIKIEMHFLPDVYVTCDVCHGKRYNRETLEVTYRDKTIADVLDMTVEEGKEFFKAVPGIRDKMDTLERVGLGYIHIGQAATTLSGGEAQRVKLSKELSRRATGRTLYILDEPTTGLHFADVEKLMEVLHALVDQGNTVLVIEHNLEVIKTADWIIDLGPEGGTGGGEIVAEGTPEDVAKVERSYTGRYLAPYLKAKPAVRKSATRKRA
- a CDS encoding nucleotidyltransferase family protein; this translates as MMNPVRLRALDTVKRIVFDHLAEHPARVYLFGSCARGDVGHWSDIDVAIDPMEPLPPGLIGEIAEALEESTVPYFVDVVDLRSARGEFRQEVEREGIEWTR